A window from Pokkaliibacter sp. MBI-7 encodes these proteins:
- a CDS encoding ParD-like family protein has product MGIVNISDAMHQEVRRASQALTRSINAQAEHWMKIGMLAELNPELCYADICRLLMNSPTLPLSELADVRHSN; this is encoded by the coding sequence ATGGGAATCGTCAATATCTCTGATGCCATGCATCAGGAAGTGCGTCGCGCCAGTCAGGCGCTGACGCGCTCTATCAATGCTCAGGCTGAGCACTGGATGAAGATCGGCATGCTGGCCGAGCTGAATCCCGAACTTTGCTATGCCGATATTTGCCGGCTGCTGATGAATTCACCCACTTTACCTCTGTCGGAGCTGGCTGATGTCCGCCATTCAAATTAA
- a CDS encoding YihY/virulence factor BrkB family protein — protein MSAGRSLPSLWPLLKMTATAWLDDRAMRLAAALAYYSIFSLAPLIIIAISVAGFIFGEAAARGAISEQLTETLGPMGASAVENMINSARSTASSGLMAVVGIGLLIFSATGIFGQLKDAMNTIWGIMPKPDRGVRGMVIDRLLALIMVFCIGLLLMASLVITVCLSALSGWLGDVMPLPGAFWQALNLLVSFAVTTLLFAMIFKILPDADIRWLDVWTGAAITSLLFTLGKWGLSLYLGRESAVSTYGAAGAFVLILLWVHYSACILFFGAEFTQVYAHARGHEIHPNRFAIRIDELTAYKQRLKEQKQHKAERQALQNS, from the coding sequence ATGTCTGCGGGACGCTCCCTCCCCAGCCTCTGGCCACTGCTGAAAATGACCGCCACGGCATGGCTGGATGACCGCGCCATGCGACTGGCTGCGGCACTGGCGTACTACTCGATCTTCTCACTGGCACCACTGATCATCATTGCCATCTCGGTGGCGGGCTTTATCTTCGGCGAAGCCGCCGCGCGCGGTGCCATCAGCGAACAGCTGACCGAAACCCTCGGCCCGATGGGCGCCTCGGCGGTGGAAAACATGATCAACAGCGCCCGCTCCACCGCCTCCAGCGGGCTGATGGCCGTTGTCGGTATCGGCCTGCTGATCTTCAGTGCCACAGGCATTTTCGGTCAGCTGAAAGATGCCATGAACACCATCTGGGGCATCATGCCCAAACCGGACCGGGGAGTTCGCGGCATGGTGATTGACCGGCTGCTGGCGCTGATCATGGTGTTCTGTATCGGCCTTCTGCTGATGGCTTCTCTGGTGATTACCGTCTGCCTGAGCGCCTTGTCCGGCTGGCTCGGCGATGTGATGCCACTGCCCGGCGCCTTCTGGCAGGCGCTCAACCTGCTGGTCAGCTTTGCCGTTACCACCCTGCTGTTTGCCATGATTTTCAAGATTCTGCCCGATGCCGATATTCGCTGGCTGGACGTCTGGACCGGTGCCGCCATCACCTCACTGCTCTTCACTCTGGGAAAATGGGGGTTGTCGCTCTATCTGGGGCGGGAAAGTGCGGTCTCCACCTACGGTGCCGCCGGTGCCTTTGTGCTGATTCTGCTGTGGGTACATTACTCGGCCTGCATCCTGTTTTTCGGCGCCGAATTCACTCAGGTCTATGCCCATGCGCGGGGCCATGAGATACATCCAAATCGCTTTGCCATCCGTATTGATGAACTGACGGCCTACAAGCAGCGACTCAAGGAACAGAAGCAGCACAAGGCTGAACGACAGGCACTACAGAACAGCTGA
- a CDS encoding serine/threonine protein kinase, producing the protein MTSTAHPYEALTPELVLDAVESTGLLSDARLFTLNSYENRVYQVGIEEHQPLIAKFYRPARWDDAAILEEHAFCQALQEQDLSVVAPATRAQLEQRYSALPQPGDAGQTLFEHQGFRFSLFRRQGGQAPELDNPDHLFQLGMTIGRIHAVGAAQPYVARPALSVQRFGHDSRSFLLQSPLLPRHLRDRYDAISAQLLELIEQRFVQIGKVEWIRVHGDCHPGNVLWRDERPHFVDFDDSVMAPAVQDIWMLLSGDHQQQSLQLIELLEGYETFHDFDRRQLHLIDALRSLRLMHYSAWLARRWADPAFPMHFPWLAREDYWQDHLNTLHLQILEMQNSRNEWLLQ; encoded by the coding sequence ATGACCTCCACTGCCCATCCCTATGAAGCCCTGACGCCGGAACTGGTGTTGGACGCGGTTGAAAGTACCGGCCTGCTCAGCGATGCCCGCCTGTTTACCCTCAACTCCTACGAGAACCGCGTGTATCAGGTGGGTATTGAGGAGCATCAGCCGCTGATTGCCAAGTTCTACCGCCCTGCCCGCTGGGACGATGCCGCCATTCTGGAGGAGCACGCTTTCTGTCAGGCGCTGCAGGAACAGGACCTGTCAGTGGTGGCGCCGGCCACCCGTGCGCAGCTGGAGCAGCGCTACAGCGCGCTACCTCAGCCGGGCGACGCCGGTCAGACACTGTTTGAACATCAGGGCTTTCGCTTCTCACTGTTTCGCCGTCAGGGCGGACAGGCGCCGGAGCTGGACAATCCTGATCATCTGTTCCAGCTGGGGATGACCATCGGCCGTATTCATGCGGTGGGTGCAGCCCAGCCCTATGTGGCACGGCCAGCACTGAGCGTGCAGCGCTTTGGCCACGACAGCCGCAGTTTCCTGTTGCAAAGCCCGCTGCTGCCGCGTCACCTGCGTGACCGCTATGACGCTATTTCGGCGCAGCTGCTGGAATTAATCGAGCAGCGTTTTGTCCAAATCGGAAAGGTGGAATGGATTCGGGTACACGGCGACTGCCACCCCGGCAACGTGCTCTGGCGTGATGAACGCCCGCACTTCGTTGACTTTGACGACAGCGTGATGGCCCCGGCGGTACAGGATATCTGGATGCTGCTCAGTGGTGATCACCAGCAGCAGTCCCTGCAGCTGATCGAGCTGCTGGAAGGTTATGAGACCTTCCACGATTTCGACCGACGCCAGCTGCATCTGATCGATGCCCTGCGCAGCCTGAGGCTGATGCACTACAGTGCCTGGCTGGCACGTCGCTGGGCTGACCCCGCCTTCCCCATGCACTTCCCCTGGCTGGCACGGGAAGACTACTGGCAGGATCACCTCAACACCCTGCATCTGCAGATTCTGGAGATGCAAAATTCCCGCAATGAATGGTTATTACAATGA
- a CDS encoding DUF2000 domain-containing protein codes for MSHRCVLIINPALPTGLIANTAAVLALGIGKLQPSINGPLITDSEGLLHQGITQLPLPILAADVERLHSLRQQAAELAPDLQVVDFCQEAQTARSYEQYSERLQQDGRRLTYHGLLLFGPKALVTSLSGNLPLLK; via the coding sequence ATGTCCCACCGCTGCGTACTGATCATCAACCCTGCTCTGCCCACTGGCCTGATCGCCAACACCGCCGCCGTGCTGGCACTCGGTATCGGCAAGCTGCAACCCAGCATCAACGGCCCGCTGATTACCGACAGTGAAGGGCTGCTGCATCAGGGCATCACCCAGTTGCCGTTGCCCATTCTGGCAGCGGATGTCGAACGCCTGCACAGTCTGCGCCAGCAGGCCGCCGAGCTGGCGCCGGATTTACAGGTGGTGGATTTCTGTCAGGAAGCACAGACCGCCCGCAGCTACGAGCAGTACAGTGAACGCTTGCAGCAGGATGGCCGCCGCCTGACCTATCACGGTCTGCTGCTGTTCGGGCCGAAAGCGCTGGTGACCTCACTGTCAGGCAATCTGCCATTACTGAAATAA
- a CDS encoding DEAD/DEAH box helicase produces MTRFSELGLLPELLSTLEALNYQQATAVQEQAIPLVLKGRDLIAAAQTGTGKTAAFTLPILQQLMTGSAARSNSVRALILAPTRELAEQILQAVQRYSAHLSLRSYAVYGGVSINPQMMALRKGADILVATPGRLLDLYRNNAVKFDQLQILVLDEADRMLDLGFADELDMLFCALPRKRQTLLFSATFSERVKAMAGVILRDPARVEVAAPNSAADTLNQWLIPVDKKRKQELLQHLIGQHCATDSAAQLLIFVKTRKSVDELEALLSAQGFSIGAIHGEKSQASRMSAMQAFRQREVQILLATDVAARGLDVDDLPLVINLELPVNAEDYVHRIGRSGRKGNSGSAISLVCADEVEQLATIETLIGHVIERREEPGFAPDHRVPETVAGGQIVKKPKKPKQKKIPGMGQGTASTTGSAKSGSKLRFIDHLEEGRTGNPDRRRRRRK; encoded by the coding sequence ATGACCCGCTTTAGCGAACTGGGCTTGTTACCCGAATTACTCAGCACCCTTGAGGCTCTGAACTATCAGCAAGCCACTGCGGTACAGGAACAGGCCATTCCGCTGGTGCTGAAAGGCCGTGATCTGATTGCGGCGGCCCAGACCGGCACTGGTAAAACGGCCGCCTTCACTCTGCCTATACTGCAGCAGCTGATGACAGGCAGTGCCGCGCGCAGTAACAGCGTGCGCGCACTGATTCTGGCGCCTACCCGTGAGCTGGCGGAGCAAATCCTTCAGGCGGTGCAGCGCTACAGTGCTCATCTGTCACTGCGCAGCTACGCCGTTTACGGCGGGGTCAGCATCAATCCGCAGATGATGGCACTGCGTAAGGGTGCAGACATTCTGGTGGCGACGCCGGGCCGGCTGCTTGATCTGTATCGCAATAACGCGGTGAAGTTCGATCAGCTGCAGATTCTGGTGCTGGATGAAGCCGACCGTATGCTGGATCTGGGCTTTGCCGACGAGCTGGACATGCTGTTTTGCGCGCTGCCGCGCAAGCGTCAGACCCTGCTGTTCTCCGCGACGTTCTCTGAGCGGGTGAAGGCCATGGCCGGAGTGATTCTGCGTGATCCGGCGCGGGTCGAAGTAGCCGCGCCCAATAGTGCGGCCGATACCCTTAATCAATGGCTGATCCCGGTGGATAAAAAGCGCAAGCAGGAGCTGCTGCAACACCTGATCGGCCAGCACTGTGCTACCGACAGTGCGGCGCAGCTGCTGATTTTCGTCAAAACCCGTAAGAGTGTTGATGAGCTGGAAGCACTGCTGAGTGCGCAGGGTTTCAGCATCGGCGCCATCCACGGGGAAAAATCGCAGGCCAGCCGGATGAGCGCCATGCAGGCCTTCCGTCAGCGCGAGGTGCAGATCCTGCTGGCGACCGATGTGGCGGCGCGGGGGCTGGATGTGGATGACTTGCCGCTGGTGATCAACCTCGAACTGCCGGTCAATGCCGAAGATTATGTGCACCGCATCGGCCGCAGCGGCCGTAAAGGCAACAGCGGCTCGGCCATTTCGCTGGTCTGTGCTGACGAGGTAGAACAGCTGGCGACCATTGAGACGCTGATCGGCCATGTTATCGAGCGCCGTGAGGAACCCGGCTTTGCACCTGACCACCGGGTGCCGGAAACTGTGGCCGGTGGGCAGATTGTCAAAAAGCCGAAGAAGCCCAAACAGAAGAAAATTCCCGGTATGGGGCAGGGCACAGCCAGCACCACTGGCAGTGCCAAAAGCGGCAGCAAGCTGCGCTTCATTGATCACCTTGAAGAGGGGCGTACCGGCAACCCTGACCGCCGCCGCAGACGGCGTAAGTAG
- a CDS encoding potassium channel family protein has translation MMVEVFLVNSVVVSLAVGVHYEFLYRLTTLLPKMRILHRSRIVLGVMGALVAHAVEVWIFAIAYFFMHHTDGWGQLTGSFDGSLMDCAYFSFTVFSTVGFGDIEPAGHLRYLTGIESLTGLLLVTWSASFLFLEMERYWKTRL, from the coding sequence ATGATGGTTGAGGTGTTTCTGGTCAATTCTGTGGTGGTGTCGCTGGCGGTTGGCGTGCACTACGAATTCCTCTATCGACTGACCACGCTGTTACCAAAAATGCGAATTTTGCACCGATCTCGCATCGTGCTGGGGGTGATGGGCGCGTTGGTGGCCCATGCGGTGGAAGTGTGGATTTTCGCCATCGCCTACTTCTTTATGCATCACACCGACGGCTGGGGGCAGCTGACGGGCAGCTTTGATGGTTCACTGATGGACTGTGCCTACTTTTCCTTCACGGTGTTCAGCACCGTGGGATTTGGTGATATCGAGCCTGCCGGACATCTGCGTTATCTGACCGGTATCGAGTCACTGACCGGTTTGTTGCTGGTGACCTGGAGCGCGTCTTTTCTGTTTCTGGAAATGGAGCGCTACTGGAAAACACGGCTGTGA
- a CDS encoding TetR family transcriptional regulator gives MARRSKADALLTRDAILDAAEQVCMARGISQITISDVASAAGISRGAVYGHFATRQDICLAMCQRAYDNNPLPEVDNDAPALPQLHALAMRYFRLWRQPGSMRHVWVVLYQKCDNTEENRPLLSIKRQHEIKVLALTASVLRLAVARGELPADLNITRANFYFQMVTDGIGSLDEWIFTEDKDFWPMAETLLATCLETLQVATHLRGQ, from the coding sequence ATGGCCCGACGAAGCAAAGCCGATGCCCTTCTCACCCGCGACGCCATTCTCGATGCCGCCGAACAGGTGTGCATGGCACGCGGGATCTCGCAGATCACCATTTCCGACGTGGCCAGCGCCGCCGGCATCAGCCGCGGCGCGGTCTATGGCCACTTTGCAACCCGTCAGGATATCTGTCTGGCCATGTGTCAGCGTGCCTATGACAACAACCCGCTGCCCGAGGTCGACAATGATGCCCCGGCACTGCCGCAACTGCATGCACTGGCCATGCGTTACTTCCGGCTCTGGCGCCAGCCCGGCTCAATGCGCCATGTGTGGGTAGTGCTGTATCAGAAGTGTGATAACACCGAAGAGAATCGTCCGCTGCTGTCGATCAAGCGCCAGCATGAAATCAAGGTGCTGGCCCTGACCGCCAGCGTACTGCGTCTGGCGGTAGCACGGGGCGAGCTGCCTGCCGATCTCAACATCACCCGCGCCAATTTCTACTTTCAGATGGTCACCGACGGCATCGGTTCACTGGATGAGTGGATTTTCACTGAAGACAAGGACTTCTGGCCGATGGCCGAAACCCTGCTGGCGACCTGTCTGGAAACCCTGCAGGTCGCCACCCATCTGCGCGGCCAGTAA
- a CDS encoding methylamine dehydrogenase light chain gives MNRLLDALMTRLDKRAENMTRQVAQKNGRRSFISKLGLLVVGSGVLPVLPFDRNFGMAYADEEKKDPNDPATCDYWRYCALDGNLCNDCGGTLTSCPPGAEASKVSWVGTCRNPNDGKDYLVSYNDCCGKAMCNGTSCVTSERERPGYRMGLHNDINWCMANTSMGYHCTVAVLVGIADNA, from the coding sequence ATGAACAGACTGCTTGATGCACTGATGACGCGCCTGGACAAACGGGCGGAAAACATGACCCGTCAGGTCGCACAGAAGAATGGCCGGCGCAGCTTTATCAGCAAGCTGGGGCTGCTGGTAGTCGGCAGTGGCGTACTACCGGTACTACCCTTTGATCGCAACTTCGGCATGGCATATGCCGATGAGGAAAAGAAAGACCCCAATGACCCCGCCACCTGCGACTACTGGCGCTACTGCGCACTGGACGGCAATCTCTGCAATGACTGTGGCGGCACCCTGACCAGCTGTCCACCGGGCGCTGAAGCCTCCAAGGTGTCGTGGGTCGGCACCTGCCGCAACCCCAATGATGGCAAGGACTATCTGGTGTCGTACAACGACTGCTGCGGCAAGGCCATGTGCAACGGCACCTCCTGCGTCACCAGCGAACGCGAGCGCCCCGGTTATCGCATGGGATTACATAACGACATCAACTGGTGCATGGCCAATACCTCCATGGGCTATCACTGCACCGTCGCCGTACTGGTAGGTATTGCCGACAATGCCTAA
- a CDS encoding cytochrome c encodes MPNSLSAMLLVSGLLLGALPATAVHAAEAGKALFDQRCAACHQAAGVGAPGLAPPLVDAALWQGLGKRAQEYFFTVLNSGLSGTIEVDGVGYYGLVMPTQADLSAEQMGQLMNYVLNDLNQTGTTLDAGVLEQARANPLSHTDVRAIRKDVH; translated from the coding sequence ATGCCTAACTCCCTCAGCGCGATGTTACTGGTCTCCGGCCTGCTGCTGGGTGCCTTGCCTGCCACTGCGGTGCATGCCGCCGAGGCGGGCAAGGCCCTGTTCGATCAACGCTGTGCTGCCTGCCATCAGGCTGCGGGGGTGGGGGCGCCGGGTCTGGCACCGCCACTGGTCGATGCCGCGCTGTGGCAGGGGCTGGGCAAACGGGCACAGGAGTATTTCTTCACCGTGCTCAACTCCGGTCTGTCGGGCACCATCGAGGTGGATGGCGTAGGCTACTACGGGCTGGTGATGCCCACCCAGGCCGACCTCAGTGCCGAGCAGATGGGCCAGCTGATGAACTATGTGCTCAACGACCTCAACCAGACCGGCACCACACTGGATGCCGGGGTGCTGGAGCAGGCCCGCGCGAATCCCCTGTCTCATACCGATGTGAGGGCAATCAGAAAGGATGTGCACTAA
- a CDS encoding LysR family transcriptional regulator — MEIKEEADWLLSFHAMVLHQGISRAAQVLGVAKSTLSGHLRQLEERYGVRLIQRTTRQFQLTAAGDELFRHACTLVETLERTRNQLSVFAEQVKGLIRLTAPLSSGAHIMPILIREFRERYPLTRFDLRLNNDQLDLLQERIDVGFRGGDPGDESLVARQLTQHMRVRRILVAAPEWLARHPLPATPEAFADDAVIYLPFDQWQLQHEQGPRLTVTPEPVVICNTMESAVQLCCQGLGVGLVTEFSARDAIAQGRLVRVFSQWSAEDYPYYLVYPSRMAPSVAVRRFIDFTCEAFAQGRFYGIRPLISV; from the coding sequence ATGGAAATCAAAGAAGAAGCAGACTGGCTACTGTCCTTTCATGCCATGGTGCTGCATCAGGGCATCTCCCGCGCGGCGCAGGTGCTTGGCGTCGCCAAGTCGACCCTGTCCGGGCATTTACGTCAGCTCGAGGAGCGTTATGGTGTGCGTTTAATCCAGCGCACCACCCGCCAGTTTCAGCTGACGGCGGCTGGGGATGAGCTGTTTCGCCATGCCTGTACGCTGGTAGAAACACTGGAGCGCACCCGTAATCAGCTGTCCGTGTTCGCCGAGCAGGTAAAGGGCCTGATTCGCCTGACCGCGCCACTGTCGTCAGGGGCGCATATCATGCCGATCCTGATTCGTGAGTTTCGCGAGCGCTACCCGCTCACCCGCTTCGATCTTCGCCTGAACAATGACCAGCTCGATCTGCTGCAGGAGCGCATTGATGTGGGCTTTCGTGGTGGCGACCCGGGTGATGAGTCACTGGTGGCCAGACAGCTGACCCAGCATATGCGGGTACGGCGTATTCTGGTGGCCGCACCGGAGTGGCTGGCCCGCCACCCTTTGCCGGCTACACCTGAAGCGTTCGCTGATGACGCGGTGATCTATCTGCCGTTTGACCAGTGGCAGCTGCAGCATGAGCAGGGGCCACGGCTGACCGTTACCCCCGAACCTGTAGTGATCTGCAACACCATGGAGTCGGCGGTGCAGCTGTGTTGTCAGGGGCTGGGCGTCGGGCTGGTGACCGAGTTCAGTGCACGTGATGCCATTGCTCAGGGGCGGCTGGTGCGAGTGTTCAGCCAGTGGAGTGCCGAGGACTACCCCTATTATCTGGTCTACCCGAGCCGCATGGCGCCCTCGGTGGCGGTGCGCCGCTTTATCGACTTTACCTGCGAGGCGTTTGCTCAGGGGCGTTTCTACGGCATTCGTCCATTGATAAGCGTCTGA
- the map gene encoding type I methionyl aminopeptidase: MSAIQIKTPEELALMRESGRLLAQVFAHLNGFIQPGISTLAIDREVERFIVEELKARPASKGQYDFPFCLNTSINDVICHGMPSESDVLREGDIVNCDITLEKHGFIADSSKMYLVGEVSAAASKLVKGTYEALWKGIRLVRPGAHLGDIGFVIEQFAKKQGYSVVQEYCGHGIGREMHEEPQVLHYGRRGTGVKLRPGMVFTIEPMINQGVRHNTTDEDGWTVRTRDGKLSAQWEHTIAVTETGYEVLTLREEERLAGLG; this comes from the coding sequence ATGTCCGCCATTCAAATTAAGACCCCTGAAGAACTGGCCCTGATGCGTGAGTCGGGCCGCCTGCTGGCGCAGGTGTTTGCCCATCTCAACGGCTTTATCCAACCCGGTATCAGTACCCTGGCCATCGACCGTGAAGTGGAGCGCTTTATCGTCGAGGAACTGAAGGCCCGCCCGGCTTCCAAGGGCCAGTATGATTTCCCTTTCTGCCTGAACACTTCCATCAATGATGTGATCTGCCATGGCATGCCCAGCGAAAGCGATGTCCTGCGCGAAGGCGATATCGTCAACTGCGATATCACGCTGGAAAAGCACGGCTTTATTGCCGACTCCAGCAAGATGTATCTGGTTGGCGAGGTCTCGGCGGCGGCCAGCAAGCTGGTCAAAGGCACTTATGAAGCACTGTGGAAAGGCATCCGGCTGGTACGCCCCGGTGCGCATCTGGGTGACATCGGTTTTGTGATCGAGCAGTTCGCCAAGAAGCAGGGCTACTCGGTCGTGCAGGAATACTGTGGCCATGGCATTGGCCGGGAAATGCATGAAGAGCCACAGGTGCTGCACTATGGCCGCCGTGGTACCGGCGTCAAGCTCAGGCCCGGTATGGTGTTCACCATCGAGCCGATGATCAATCAGGGCGTACGCCACAACACCACGGACGAAGACGGCTGGACGGTACGCACCCGTGACGGCAAGTTGTCGGCACAGTGGGAGCACACCATTGCTGTGACTGAAACCGGCTATGAAGTACTGACATTGCGTGAAGAAGAGCGTCTGGCCGGGCTCGGTTAA
- a CDS encoding DMT family transporter: MTTSSSQQALWAMCGAMMLSGMIGLLVKTSHMDEVSLTFFRCLIGSAGLWLYCRYKGYRLPRDRRSLLLTGIAGLCLVLNWVFLFMAYRYVPVSVATVIYNTQPFMLLLASAMLTGERISRRSLLWMAVAFVGVILVSGLLHDQQQDAPWWLGGYALLAAALYTVTSLLTRQVRAVPAAVQAATQLSLCLLPLGAYVLLADVHWASVNWLSVSLLGVLNTVVQYLWLYFAIQYLAMERLTVLSFVYPATALAVDILYFHEHFSLLQLIGMGLIVVANLAVLLKKQTSLSKPMVASAQPAQKTC, encoded by the coding sequence ATGACAACCTCCTCTTCCCAGCAAGCGCTGTGGGCCATGTGCGGCGCCATGATGCTGTCCGGAATGATTGGCCTGCTGGTCAAAACCTCCCACATGGATGAAGTCTCCCTGACCTTCTTTCGCTGTCTGATCGGCTCAGCCGGGCTCTGGCTGTATTGCCGCTACAAAGGCTACCGCCTTCCCCGTGATCGCCGCAGCCTGCTGCTGACGGGCATTGCGGGCCTCTGCCTGGTACTTAACTGGGTCTTCCTGTTTATGGCGTACCGCTACGTTCCGGTATCCGTCGCGACCGTCATCTACAACACCCAGCCATTCATGCTGTTGCTGGCCAGCGCCATGCTGACCGGTGAGCGTATCAGCCGCCGCAGCCTGCTGTGGATGGCCGTGGCCTTCGTCGGTGTGATTCTGGTGTCGGGTCTGCTGCATGATCAGCAGCAGGATGCGCCGTGGTGGCTGGGTGGTTATGCCCTGCTGGCCGCCGCGCTCTACACTGTCACCAGCCTGCTGACCCGCCAGGTCAGGGCGGTACCGGCAGCAGTGCAGGCAGCTACCCAGCTCTCCCTGTGTCTGCTGCCACTGGGCGCCTATGTGCTGCTGGCCGATGTGCACTGGGCCTCGGTGAACTGGCTCAGTGTCAGCCTGCTCGGCGTGCTCAACACCGTGGTGCAGTATCTGTGGCTGTACTTTGCCATTCAGTATCTGGCCATGGAGCGCCTGACCGTGCTGTCGTTTGTCTACCCGGCCACGGCGCTGGCGGTGGATATTCTCTACTTCCATGAGCACTTCAGCCTGTTGCAGCTCATCGGTATGGGGCTGATTGTGGTGGCCAATCTGGCGGTTTTGCTGAAAAAGCAGACAAGCCTGAGCAAGCCCATGGTCGCCTCTGCCCAGCCCGCGCAGAAAACCTGCTAA
- a CDS encoding carboxymuconolactone decarboxylase family protein, with the protein MNKISTQPGNDAANSNPAYNDPRYQAGWHKLAEVDGEQGQRVIDSLQGIAPDMARYIIEFGFGDIYSRPGLDLRSREIATVAALTALGHAQPQLRVHIHGALNVGVTPTEVIETIMQMALYAGFPAALNALFSCKEVFAERGVSPA; encoded by the coding sequence ATGAACAAGATATCGACCCAGCCTGGCAACGACGCAGCGAACAGCAATCCAGCATATAACGACCCGCGCTATCAGGCGGGCTGGCACAAACTGGCAGAAGTGGATGGTGAACAGGGGCAGCGGGTGATCGACAGCCTGCAGGGCATCGCCCCCGATATGGCGCGTTACATCATCGAGTTCGGTTTTGGTGACATCTATTCACGGCCGGGGCTGGACCTGCGCAGCCGCGAAATTGCCACCGTGGCTGCACTGACGGCCCTTGGTCATGCCCAGCCGCAGCTCAGGGTGCATATTCACGGCGCCCTGAATGTTGGCGTGACACCGACGGAGGTGATCGAGACCATCATGCAGATGGCGCTGTACGCAGGCTTTCCGGCAGCACTCAATGCCCTGTTCAGTTGCAAAGAGGTGTTCGCTGAACGGGGTGTATCGCCTGCCTGA
- a CDS encoding GNAT family N-acetyltransferase: MTNLVYRQAHSEDAEAIAKLHTLSWQTSLRGILPDAFLDQQVPNIHKNRWLEVLAGRPADYQGKDDFLCLAEEHGELIGFVYCRKPEEPSWGTLLDNMHVQPELKGRGLGRQLAQRGARWSLEEAGSKSMHLWVFEANKTAVNAYLRWGGERVERELEEVAGNIHAWVYRFYWEDVTHNLLA, from the coding sequence ATGACAAATCTCGTATATCGACAAGCGCATTCAGAAGACGCGGAAGCCATTGCCAAACTGCATACCCTGAGCTGGCAAACCAGCCTGCGCGGCATTCTGCCTGATGCCTTTCTTGATCAACAGGTACCCAATATCCACAAAAATCGCTGGCTGGAGGTGCTGGCTGGCCGCCCGGCCGATTATCAGGGCAAGGATGATTTTCTCTGCCTCGCCGAAGAGCACGGTGAGCTGATCGGTTTTGTCTACTGTCGCAAGCCGGAAGAGCCCAGCTGGGGCACCCTGCTGGACAACATGCATGTGCAGCCGGAGCTGAAAGGCCGCGGTCTGGGCCGCCAGCTGGCGCAGCGTGGTGCACGCTGGAGTCTGGAAGAAGCAGGCAGCAAGAGCATGCACCTGTGGGTATTTGAAGCCAACAAGACCGCCGTGAATGCCTATCTGCGCTGGGGCGGTGAGCGAGTTGAGCGTGAGCTGGAGGAAGTCGCCGGCAATATTCACGCCTGGGTCTATCGTTTCTACTGGGAAGACGTCACCCATAACCTGCTGGCATAG
- a CDS encoding ferredoxin--NADP reductase, with the protein MSNLNVERVLSVHHWTDNLFSFKTTRDSGFRFKNGHFTMIGLEVEGKPLLRAYSIASANYEEELEFFSIKVPDGPLTSRLQNIQVGDEVFIGRKTTGTLINDHLLPGRNLYLLSTGTGLAPFMSIIKDPEVYDAYDKVILTHGCRTVAELAYTRYITEELPGNEFFGDMVREKLIYYPTVTREPFRNQGRLTDLLTSGKLTADIGLPDINPEHDRFMLCGSPSMLKEFCTILDERGFVESRHGDQGHYVIERAFVER; encoded by the coding sequence ATGTCAAACCTGAATGTAGAACGCGTGCTCAGCGTCCACCACTGGACCGACAATCTTTTCAGCTTCAAGACCACCCGTGACAGCGGTTTTCGCTTCAAGAACGGCCATTTCACCATGATCGGTCTGGAAGTCGAAGGTAAGCCTCTGCTGCGTGCCTACAGTATTGCCAGTGCCAACTATGAGGAAGAGCTGGAGTTCTTCAGCATCAAGGTACCCGATGGCCCGCTGACCTCACGACTACAGAACATTCAGGTTGGCGACGAAGTTTTTATCGGTCGTAAAACCACCGGCACCCTGATCAATGATCACCTGCTGCCCGGCCGCAACCTGTATCTGCTCAGCACCGGCACGGGTCTGGCACCCTTCATGAGCATTATCAAGGATCCGGAAGTGTACGACGCCTATGACAAGGTGATCCTCACTCACGGCTGCCGGACCGTGGCCGAACTGGCCTATACCCGGTACATCACTGAAGAGCTGCCCGGCAATGAATTCTTCGGCGACATGGTGCGGGAAAAACTGATCTATTACCCCACCGTCACCCGTGAACCGTTCCGCAATCAGGGCCGCCTGACCGATCTGCTGACATCCGGCAAGCTCACTGCCGATATCGGTCTGCCCGATATCAACCCCGAGCATGACCGCTTTATGCTGTGTGGCAGCCCGAGCATGCTGAAAGAGTTCTGCACCATTCTGGATGAGCGCGGTTTTGTCGAGTCACGCCACGGCGATCAGGGCCACTACGTGATCGAGCGCGCCTTCGTCGAGCGCTGA